The genomic interval CTGCACAGATTATCATTGATGAAATTATTGATCGCTTCCTCACGTCACCCGTATTGACCGGATACGATGATTTGGCTGAGCGTGGATTGGGCTCTGCCGCCAATCTCACCATAGGCGAGATCGAAGCGATAATCCGTGAAGACCCACGGTTTTCCGAGCTACCCTCCGATTGGAAATCCAACAGCGGTTTCCGGCTTCCCCTCCAGGGAGCGGAGTCACTGCTTGAGGCCGGCGAACGGGTTGCCGGACATCTCAATCGGCAGATGGATCTACTTTCAAAGCATGCTGACACAGATACCCTGAAACTGTTCGTCGGCCACGGTGCCGCATTCCGCCATGCCGCCTATCATCTGGGCGTACTGAGCTATGAGCAGATCGCACAATTGAGCATGTTTCACGCTCAGCCGGTCTATCTCGAGTTCCTGCCTGAGGGTAAATGGCGGCATATAGCAGGCGAGTGGAAGGTTCGTGCCAAACAGAGCGAGTATACTGATTAAACACAATTTAAACGCAATGAGCAGCGTCTGAGATCGAGTAACTGACCTATATGTCATCAAATAAGAATAAAGCCGCCCTCCCAAATTACCATGGAAGCAAGTGGATACGCGACGGCCTGCCAACAACGGGGCAGCCGTGGCAACTGGGCAAGCGTCAATCGGTTGGCAAGGACCGAAGTAATCATCACGCCTTTAGTGAGGTACTGCAAAGCGCAGTCTCTCATAGTCCCTGGAAGTGGCCAAAGCGCCCGATCTATTTCCTCTCCGATTCCCATGCCGATGTGGATGCGTTCACGGCTTCGCTAGTGGCATCCGGCGGTATACGCAAAACCGGCCCGGGTGGCATGGATATCAAACTCACCAAAGAGGGTCGCAAAGCCCTTTTTATTATCGGTGGTGACTGCCTTGATAAGGGCCCCAGCAGTCTGCAACTGCTGCGCAGCGTCCGAAAACTGATAGATATAGGCGCCAGGGTCAAACTGCTGGCCGGCAACCATGACATAAGGTTCTTGATGGGTATTCGTGCCATGGGCCTTGACCGCGATCCGAGAACCGAACATATGTTCGTTCGCTTAGGTCCCAAGGTGGTACCCCTGCTGAAAGAGGTTCAAGAGCAGTACCTCAATGGAGAAAAGGCCCTGCAGGGTATTCCAGGTAACCAGGCCTGCAAGCGTAAACTCTATCCATCAAAGCGGTGGTTTAAGGAGTTTCCGAAAGAGGCCGCTTGGATGATGCCGGAGCAGGGTATTGAACGCGAAGTGTCACGTTTGCGGAAGAAGATGATCGACTTTGAGAGGGCCAGCAGTGATGCCGGGCTATCCATGCGCGAAGTCTATGCCACGGTAAACAAATGCCGCGAACTC from Candidatus Sedimenticola sp. (ex Thyasira tokunagai) carries:
- a CDS encoding metallophosphoesterase — translated: MSSNKNKAALPNYHGSKWIRDGLPTTGQPWQLGKRQSVGKDRSNHHAFSEVLQSAVSHSPWKWPKRPIYFLSDSHADVDAFTASLVASGGIRKTGPGGMDIKLTKEGRKALFIIGGDCLDKGPSSLQLLRSVRKLIDIGARVKLLAGNHDIRFLMGIRAMGLDRDPRTEHMFVRLGPKVVPLLKEVQEQYLNGEKALQGIPGNQACKRKLYPSKRWFKEFPKEAAWMMPEQGIEREVSRLRKKMIDFERASSDAGLSMREVYATVNKCRELFLQKKGEFAWFFRDMQLLCHKGSFLFIHAGLDDRITSLIKEEGIDYLNDLFRKQIKHDLFEFYYGPLANTMRTKYREVDMPLTHHGVERAYRQGIHTIVHGHRNSTKGQRIMLRQGMIHIECDITMDRNTRKKEGLDGYGVGMTIIRPEGKVIGISTDYPYAKVFEPKNHLQPKAK
- a CDS encoding histidine phosphatase family protein gives rise to the protein MPRLIAALIRHGDYRQLPKTPSAHQPFPLTNEGEEQAHQAGLKLRESVDSNGWALSTSVDSSQLLRSWQTAQIIIDEIIDRFLTSPVLTGYDDLAERGLGSAANLTIGEIEAIIREDPRFSELPSDWKSNSGFRLPLQGAESLLEAGERVAGHLNRQMDLLSKHADTDTLKLFVGHGAAFRHAAYHLGVLSYEQIAQLSMFHAQPVYLEFLPEGKWRHIAGEWKVRAKQSEYTD